The Eleutherodactylus coqui strain aEleCoq1 chromosome 6, aEleCoq1.hap1, whole genome shotgun sequence genome window below encodes:
- the KLHDC9 gene encoding kelch domain-containing protein 9, which translates to MMSGGVLWTWTPVAEDPQFARAYHTCTPIRGKLYLYGGVKSSDPKEPPLDNIAIFDPENMAQSGTHGGLFRRSHHDAVALSDKWLCVVGGWDGSRRLSSVFSYDTETEQWASWAEEQRSHPPAGLSSHTCTKISDRELCVIGREGGLRTQRRYASVYTLRVNASAKTYRYREEEWRTASRSGHSAVLLQSDIAHGTRDNCSLYVFGGRESSAVDLVGSWKAGRTQENTAPSSRLVEQLCKLVASVKAVHEAPKNLRHHSCSAIGPFLVVFGGETLSKSRDAICNELYVCDTRCTPMSWFRFPRSDPLHKRVGHRTVLLNDRLYLVGGFGVDGRTPCPEISVLDFL; encoded by the exons ATGATGTCTGGAGGAGTTCTGTGGACGTGGACCCCAGTGGCTGAGGATCCACAATTTGCCCGTGCCTACCACACGTGTACACCGATACGAGGCAAGCTCTACCTGTACGGTGGTGTGAAATCCAGTGATCCCAAGGAGCCCCCTCTTGACAACATAGCAATCTTTGACCCGGAGAACATGGCACAGAGTGGCACTCATGGCGGTTTATTCAGGAGGAGTCACCATGATGCTGTGGCGCTCAGCGACAAGTGGCTGTGTGTAGTCGGCGGATGGGACGGCTCGCGAAGATTATCTTCAGTCTTCAGCTACGACACAGAGACGGAACAGTGGGCATCATGGGCAGAGGAACAACGCAGTCATCCCCCGGCGGGGCTGAGCAGTCACACCTGCACCAAGATATCCGACCGTGAGCTCTGCGTAATCGGCAGGGAGGGAGGACTGCGCACACAAAGACGTTATGCCAGTGTATACACTCTAAGGGTCAACGCCAGCGCCAAAACTTACCG GTACAGAGAAGAGGAATGGCGCACAGCGTCCCGCTCCGGGCACTCGGCCGTCCTCCTGCAGTCTGACATTGCACATGGCACAAGGGATAACTGCTCTCTCTATGTGTTCGGAGGGCGAGAATCGTCTGCTGTAGATCTGGTCGGGAGCTGGAAGGCAGGGAGAACTCAG GAGAACACGGCTCCCAGTTCACGGTTGGTGGAGCAGTTGTGCAAACTTGTGGCCTCTGTGAAAGCCGTACATGAAGCTCCTAAGAATCTGCGGCATCATTCGTGCTCAGCGATTGGGCCGTTTCTAGTGGTTTTTGGTGGAGAAACGCTCAGTAAGAGCCGCGATGCCATCTGCAACGAGCTCTACGTCTGTGACACAC GCTGCACCCCAATGAGCTGGTTCCGTTTCCCCAGATCAGATCCTCTCCATAAAAGAGTTGGCCACCGGACCGTTCTTCTTAATGACCGGCTCTACCTTGTGGGTGGATTTGGAGTGGATGGCAGGACACCGTGCCcagagatctctgtgctggacTTCCTCTGA
- the PFDN2 gene encoding prefoldin subunit 2: MASAAAKQIAAEQVVAGFNRLRQEQRGLASKAAELEMELNEHTLVIDTLKEVDQSRKCFRMVGGVLVERTVKEVLPALENNKEQINKIIETLGTQLQAKGRELNEYREKHNIRVMGEDDQKQPPKESGDGSGGKPSSAGVLVS; the protein is encoded by the exons ATGGCGTCAGCGGCGGCCAAACAGATAGCGGCGGAACAG GTGGTGGCCGGGTTTAATCGCCTCCGACAGGAGCAGCGGGGTTTGGCCTCTAAGGCGGCGGAGCTGGAGATGGAGTTAAATGAACACAC ACTGGTGATTGACACTCTGAAGGAAGTGGATCAGAGCAGGAAGTGTTTCCGCATGGTTGGAGGCGTCTTGGTGGAGCGGACGGTGAAGGAAGTCCTCCCCGCTCTGGAGAACAATAAGGAGCAG ATCAATAAAATCATCGAGACGCTGGGCACGCAGCTGCAGGCCAAGGGGCGCGAGCTGAACGAGTACCGCGAGAAGCATAACATCCGCGTCATGGGCGAGGATGACCAGAAGCAGCCACCCAAGGAGAGCGGCGACGGATCTGGGGGCAAGCCAAGCTCTGCCGGGGTCCTGGTGTCATGA